The proteins below come from a single Streptomyces sp. MRC013 genomic window:
- a CDS encoding MmpS family transport accessory protein has product MNRTSRSAAAVLAAVSMTFGLGACALNPDEAAERVDSALNTTYEVTYEVTGANIDSITYNSGEGDAMSPKLETVDKPTLPWSKTVTLKGVEAPVVTPIAAGVQDVKATCKIIHEGKVLKESSGGGKAAAVSCVAVSPIADK; this is encoded by the coding sequence ATGAACCGCACGAGCCGATCCGCCGCCGCCGTCCTGGCCGCCGTCTCCATGACGTTCGGGCTGGGCGCCTGCGCCCTGAACCCCGACGAGGCCGCCGAGCGCGTCGACAGCGCGCTCAACACGACGTACGAGGTGACGTACGAGGTGACCGGCGCCAACATCGACTCGATCACCTACAACAGCGGCGAGGGGGACGCGATGAGTCCGAAGCTGGAGACCGTCGACAAGCCGACCCTCCCCTGGAGCAAGACGGTGACGCTGAAGGGGGTCGAGGCGCCGGTCGTCACGCCGATCGCCGCCGGCGTCCAGGACGTCAAGGCCACCTGCAAGATCATCCACGAGGGCAAGGTGCTGAAGGAGTCGTCCGGGGGCGGCAAGGCCGCCGCCGTCAGCTGCGTCGCGGTCTCCCCGATCGCCGACAAGTAG
- a CDS encoding SWIM zinc finger family protein, which yields MTEQGGRWTAEQVLALAPDAASRAAGGRLGAAGPWSGAGCADSGVVWGLCEGGGGRPYRTAVDLTGPAYTCSCPSRKSPCKHALGLLLLWAADAAAVPAGASVPDWAERWPEGRGARTGARGRKGGSGPVGAEAARRRAAARAARVTAGAEELERRLADLVRGGLAAAERAGYGLWEETARRMVDAQAPGLAGRVRELGAIPGSGTGWPVRLLEESALTHLLDRAWLGVDRLPEPLAATVRVRVGLPAATEGPAVRDRWLVLAQYDTSDGRLTTRRIWLYGRDTGHTALLLSFGAAGRAPELSLPVGAVVDAELVRYRGAGQVRAELGERFGTPVPGDAPPPGGAVGDALTAYGLALRDDPWLDSWPATLRDVVPVPAVGGWQLADADGRAALPVVDSAPAGPGLWRLAAVSGGAPVTVFGECGHRGFTPLAAWSPDAPGTVPLT from the coding sequence ATGACTGAGCAGGGGGGACGCTGGACGGCCGAACAGGTGCTGGCTCTGGCGCCTGACGCCGCCTCGCGCGCGGCGGGGGGCAGGCTGGGCGCCGCCGGGCCGTGGTCCGGGGCGGGGTGCGCGGACTCCGGTGTGGTGTGGGGGCTGTGCGAGGGCGGCGGCGGCAGGCCGTACCGGACTGCCGTCGACCTCACGGGCCCGGCGTACACGTGCAGTTGCCCGAGCCGGAAGTCCCCGTGCAAGCACGCGCTGGGGCTGCTGCTGCTCTGGGCGGCGGACGCCGCCGCCGTGCCGGCGGGGGCGTCCGTTCCGGACTGGGCGGAGCGGTGGCCGGAGGGCCGCGGTGCGCGGACCGGGGCGCGGGGGCGGAAGGGCGGGAGCGGGCCGGTCGGCGCGGAGGCCGCGCGGCGCCGGGCGGCGGCCAGGGCGGCCCGCGTCACGGCCGGTGCGGAGGAGCTGGAGCGGCGCCTGGCCGACCTGGTGCGCGGCGGGCTGGCCGCCGCCGAGCGGGCCGGGTACGGCCTGTGGGAGGAGACCGCGCGCCGCATGGTCGACGCCCAGGCGCCGGGCCTGGCGGGCCGGGTGCGGGAGCTGGGCGCGATACCCGGTTCGGGCACCGGCTGGCCGGTGCGGCTGCTGGAGGAGAGCGCGCTGACGCACCTGCTGGACCGGGCGTGGCTGGGCGTCGACCGGTTGCCGGAGCCGCTGGCCGCGACGGTCCGCGTCCGGGTCGGCCTGCCCGCCGCGACGGAGGGCCCCGCGGTCCGGGACCGCTGGCTGGTCCTCGCCCAGTACGACACGTCCGACGGCAGACTGACGACGCGTCGCATCTGGCTGTACGGGCGGGACACGGGGCACACGGCGCTGCTGCTGTCGTTCGGGGCGGCGGGCCGTGCCCCGGAGCTGTCGCTGCCGGTGGGCGCGGTCGTCGACGCCGAACTCGTCCGGTATCGGGGGGCCGGGCAGGTGCGGGCGGAGCTGGGCGAGCGGTTCGGGACCCCCGTGCCGGGGGACGCGCCGCCGCCGGGAGGGGCGGTCGGCGACGCGCTCACCGCGTACGGCCTGGCGCTGCGGGACGATCCGTGGCTGGACTCCTGGCCGGCGACGCTGCGGGACGTGGTGCCCGTGCCGGCGGTGGGCGGCTGGCAGCTGGCCGACGCGGACGGCCGCGCCGCGCTGCCCGTCGTCGACTCGGCCCCGGCCGGACCGGGGCTGTGGCGGTTGGCGGCGGTGTCCGGCGGGGCGCCGGTCACGGTGTTCGGCGAGTGCGGTCACCGCGGCTTCACGCCGTTGGCCGCCTGGTCCCCGGACGCACCGGGCACGGTCCCGCTCACCTGA
- a CDS encoding DUF5691 domain-containing protein: protein MTTTLWEDLVTSALLGTDRRPPPLPAVAGAGKAGDEGSGGEAPGSGGSGGGVPADPAVALLDAAAAQTVRRRAGLLPAAAAPLPRPAPPDGRPPLPGAAARRLAQLLAGRPPAAGGRRGTAPDLAELLPQWLAAAHAYGYRAPATALPALLDAARARTDLRPQALAFGGPRALWLAAFNPEWRFALRGASGGAALPAPDDDEGVRRLWEEGLSAERVALLAAVRAHDPAAAPGLLASTWAAERAEDRLVFLDSLRTGLSAADEEFLEGVLPDRSRNVRSTAAELLSSLPGSAFAARMAARAASCVGLDRTRRRPVITVEAPHECDAGMQRDGVVPQPPSGRGGRSWWLGQLVEAAPLGLWRERFGGRTPEEIVALPVAGDWREELHSAWCRAAVRQRDAAWSRALLGSASASPAAGPGPSSSAALLSALPHGERAEWVAAFIAAHGLSEAFQPLAACTVPWSGVLGRAVVDALDIAREAGSYPWSFSGVMGLAERCLDPREADRLEVLTAASEEGEDAAPGAGGYWAEAFQRLVATLRLRAAMHAELAPPEA, encoded by the coding sequence ATGACCACCACGCTCTGGGAGGACCTCGTCACCTCGGCCCTCCTGGGCACGGACCGGCGTCCGCCGCCGCTCCCGGCGGTCGCGGGCGCCGGGAAGGCCGGGGACGAGGGCTCCGGAGGCGAAGCCCCCGGGAGCGGGGGCTCCGGGGGCGGGGTCCCCGCCGACCCTGCGGTCGCGCTGCTGGACGCCGCCGCCGCCCAGACCGTGCGGCGGCGGGCCGGACTCCTCCCCGCCGCCGCCGCGCCGCTGCCGCGGCCGGCTCCGCCCGACGGACGTCCGCCGCTGCCCGGGGCCGCGGCACGCCGGCTGGCGCAGCTGCTCGCCGGTCGGCCGCCGGCGGCCGGCGGCCGCCGGGGCACCGCGCCCGACCTGGCCGAGCTGCTGCCGCAGTGGCTGGCCGCCGCCCACGCCTACGGTTACCGCGCCCCCGCGACCGCTCTGCCGGCGCTGCTCGACGCCGCCCGCGCCCGTACCGACCTGCGGCCGCAGGCACTGGCGTTCGGCGGGCCGCGCGCACTGTGGCTGGCCGCGTTCAACCCGGAGTGGAGGTTCGCCCTGCGCGGCGCGTCCGGCGGGGCGGCGCTGCCCGCTCCCGACGACGACGAGGGCGTGCGGCGTTTGTGGGAGGAGGGCCTGTCCGCCGAACGGGTCGCCCTGCTGGCGGCCGTACGGGCGCACGACCCGGCGGCGGCGCCGGGCCTGCTGGCGTCGACGTGGGCGGCGGAGCGCGCCGAGGACCGGCTGGTGTTCCTGGACTCGCTGCGGACGGGCCTGTCGGCGGCCGACGAGGAGTTCCTGGAAGGGGTCCTCCCGGACCGCAGCCGCAACGTCCGGTCCACGGCCGCGGAGCTGCTGTCCTCGCTGCCCGGGTCGGCGTTCGCCGCGAGGATGGCCGCGCGGGCCGCCTCGTGCGTCGGCCTGGACCGCACCAGGCGGCGGCCGGTGATCACGGTGGAGGCGCCGCACGAGTGCGACGCGGGGATGCAGCGCGACGGCGTCGTACCGCAGCCGCCCTCCGGCCGGGGCGGGCGGTCCTGGTGGCTCGGCCAGCTGGTGGAGGCCGCCCCACTGGGCCTGTGGCGGGAACGGTTCGGCGGGCGGACCCCCGAGGAGATCGTCGCGCTGCCGGTGGCCGGCGACTGGCGCGAGGAACTGCACTCCGCGTGGTGCAGGGCGGCGGTGCGGCAGCGGGACGCGGCGTGGTCGCGGGCGCTGCTCGGCTCCGCGTCGGCGTCGCCCGCGGCCGGGCCGGGCCCCTCGTCGTCGGCGGCGCTGCTGTCGGCGCTGCCGCACGGGGAGCGGGCGGAGTGGGTCGCGGCGTTCATCGCGGCGCACGGCCTGTCGGAGGCGTTCCAACCGCTCGCGGCGTGCACGGTGCCGTGGTCCGGGGTGCTGGGGCGGGCCGTGGTCGACGCGCTGGACATCGCACGGGAGGCCGGCAGCTATCCGTGGAGCTTCAGCGGGGTGATGGGGCTGGCGGAGCGGTGCCTCGACCCCCGGGAGGCGGACCGGCTGGAGGTGCTGACGGCGGCGTCCGAGGAGGGGGAGGACGCGGCGCCCGGGGCCGGGGGGTACTGGGCGGAGGCGTTCCAGCGGCTGGTCGCCACCCTGCGCCTGCGCGCGGCGATGCACGCGGAGCTGGCTCCTCCGGAAGCCTGA
- a CDS encoding cobalamin B12-binding domain-containing protein, producing the protein MGVTGPIRVVVAKPGLDGHDRGAKVIARALRDAGMEVIYTGLHQTPEQIVDTAIQEDADAIGLSILSGAHNTLFARVLELLKEREAEDIKVFGGGIIPEDDIPPLKEKGVAAIFTPGATTASIVDWVNAHVRQPTEA; encoded by the coding sequence ATGGGTGTGACCGGTCCGATCCGCGTGGTGGTCGCCAAGCCGGGTCTCGACGGCCACGATCGCGGTGCGAAGGTGATCGCGCGGGCGCTGCGCGACGCCGGTATGGAGGTCATCTACACCGGCCTGCACCAGACGCCGGAGCAGATCGTGGACACCGCGATCCAGGAGGACGCCGACGCGATCGGGCTGTCCATCCTGTCCGGCGCGCACAACACGCTGTTCGCGCGCGTGCTGGAGCTGCTGAAGGAGCGCGAGGCGGAGGACATCAAGGTCTTCGGCGGCGGCATCATCCCGGAGGACGACATCCCGCCGCTGAAGGAGAAGGGTGTGGCGGCGATCTTCACGCCCGGCGCGACGACGGCGTCCATCGTCGACTGGGTCAACGCCCACGTCCGCCAGCCGACCGAGGCCTGA
- a CDS encoding alpha/beta fold hydrolase produces the protein MREPPPSVTATALRADALRSAVVEAVVLAGHLLLYPTGLAPAGLRPGRCPATAPHGTRPPVVLLHGLSDNRSVFVPLHRALARDGTRHVRAVNHSPLICDLRTAAHRLAGHVDELRVRTGHDEVDLVGHSLGGLVARYYVQRLGGAPHVRTVVTLGTPHGGTSAVPLAGVHPLVRQMRPRSPVLCELAAPAPGCRTRFVSFWSELDLWMSPVEAARLDHPDLDTLNVRVGGVGHLTLPVHPAVTARVVAELDHEDPAPEPGTP, from the coding sequence ATGCGGGAACCGCCACCGTCCGTCACCGCGACCGCCCTCCGCGCCGACGCCCTGAGGTCGGCCGTCGTGGAGGCGGTCGTCCTCGCCGGGCACCTGCTCCTCTACCCCACGGGCCTCGCCCCCGCGGGTCTCCGCCCCGGTCGGTGCCCCGCCACCGCGCCGCACGGCACCCGTCCGCCCGTCGTCCTGCTGCACGGGCTCTCCGACAACCGCTCCGTCTTCGTCCCGCTCCACCGGGCCCTCGCGCGGGACGGCACCCGGCACGTCCGGGCCGTCAACCACTCGCCGCTCATCTGCGACCTGCGCACCGCCGCCCACCGGCTCGCCGGCCACGTCGACGAGCTCCGCGTCCGCACCGGCCACGACGAGGTCGACCTCGTCGGGCACAGTCTGGGCGGCCTGGTCGCCCGGTACTACGTGCAACGGCTCGGCGGCGCCCCCCACGTCCGCACGGTCGTCACGCTCGGCACGCCGCACGGCGGCACCTCCGCCGTCCCGCTCGCCGGCGTGCACCCGCTCGTCCGCCAGATGCGCCCCCGCTCCCCCGTCCTGTGCGAGCTGGCGGCCCCGGCCCCCGGTTGCCGCACCCGCTTCGTCAGCTTCTGGAGCGAACTCGACCTCTGGATGTCGCCCGTCGAGGCGGCCCGCCTCGACCACCCCGACCTGGACACGCTGAACGTCAGGGTCGGCGGCGTCGGCCACCTCACGCTCCCGGTCCA